One window of the Dryobates pubescens isolate bDryPub1 chromosome 13, bDryPub1.pri, whole genome shotgun sequence genome contains the following:
- the ALG3 gene encoding dol-P-Man:Man(5)GlcNAc(2)-PP-Dol alpha-1,3-mannosyltransferase isoform X1 — protein MAAGRGAAALRRVWRDRRAVLLEPSYTPLVAACLCLAEGGVNLWVIRRVPYTEIDWKAYMEEVEGFANGTLDYSQLKGDTGPLVYPAGFVYIFLGLYYATGRGTNIRLAQYLFAALYLLNLLLVFRIYWRTNKVPPYVFFFMCCASYRIHSIFVLRLFNDPVAMAILFLAINLFLEEHWSWGCLLFSLAVSVKMNILLFAPGLLFLLLQRFGFLGCIPKLCICALLQVVLGLPFLLVNPVGYLTRSFDLGRQFQFKWTVNWRFLPEEVFQSRAFHAMLLLTHLAGLGLFALHRWHRPKESILALLKDPAKRKPASPPLTVNKIIFILFSSNFLGVCCSRSLHYQFYVWYFHTLPYLLWCTPTTKLAHMPKVLLLGVIELCWNTYPSTVCSSLSLHICHGLILLQLWYGTAVMHSPSPSRRPAAISKKAQ, from the exons ATGGCGGCGGGTCGGGGGGCGGCGGCGCTGCGGCGAGTCTGGCGCGACCGGCGAgcggtgctgctggagcccagctaCACCCCGCTGGTGGCcgcctgcctctgcctggccgAGGGCGGCGTCAACCTCTGGGTCATCCGCAGGGTCCCCT ACACCGAGATTGACTGGAAGGCCTACATGGAGGAGGTTGAAGGGTTTGCCAACGGGACCCTCGACTACAGCCAGCTGAAGGGTGACACCGGGCCACTAGT CTACCCTGCCGGCTTTGTCTACATCTTCCTGGGCCTGTATTATGCCACAGGCCGTGGCACCAACATCCGCCTGGCGCAGTACCTCTTCGCCGCCCTCTACCTTCTCAACCTCCTCCTTGTCTTCCGCATCTACTGGCGAACCAACAAG GTCCCCCCATATGTTTTCTTCTtcatgtgctgtgcttcctaCCGCATCCACTCCATCTTTGTCCTGCGGCTCTTTAACGACCCCGTTGCCATGGCCATCCTCTTCCTTGCTATCAACCTCTTCCTGGAAGAGCACTGGTCCTggggctgcctcctcttcag cctggctgtgtccgtGAAGATGAACATCCTCCTCTTCGCACCTGGActtctcttcctgctcctccaACGGTTTGGTTTCCTGGGATGCATACCCAAGCTCTgcatctgtgccctgctccag GTGGTTCTGGGGCTGCCCTTCCTCCTGGTGAACCCTGTGGGGTACCTGACTCGCTCCTTCGACCTGGGCCGCCAGTTTCAGTTCAAGTGGACAGTGAACTGGCGCTTCCTCCCAGAAGAAGTTTTCCAGAGCCGGGCTTTCCATGCCATGCTGCTCCTCACTCACCTGGCTGGCCTGGGGCTCTTTGCACTGCACCGGTGGCACAG GCCCAAAGAAAGCATCCTGGCCTTGCTGAAGGATCCTGCTAAAAGGAAACCTGCGTCCCCTCCCTTGACAGTCAACAA GATCATTTTCATCCTTTTCTCTTCCAACTTCTTGGGTGTCTGCTGCAGCCGCTCCCTGCACTACCAGTTCTATGTCTGGTACTTCCACACGCTGCCCTACTTACTCTGGTGCACCCCAACCACCAAGCTTGCTCACATGCCCAA GGTGCTGCTACTCGGTGTGATCGAGCTCTGCTGGAACACTTACCCCTCCAcagtctgcagctccctctccctccacaTCTGCCATGGACtcatcctgctccagctctggtaTGGCACAGCAGTGATGCACAGCCCTTCGCCAAGCAGAAGGCCTGCAGCCATCTCCAAGAAGGCCCAGTGA
- the ALG3 gene encoding dol-P-Man:Man(5)GlcNAc(2)-PP-Dol alpha-1,3-mannosyltransferase isoform X2 produces MAAGRGAAALRRVWRDRRAVLLEPSYTPLVAACLCLAEGGVNLWVIRRVPYTEIDWKAYMEEVEGFANGTLDYSQLKGDTGPLVYPAGFVYIFLGLYYATGRGTNIRLAQYLFAALYLLNLLLVFRIYWRTNKVPPYVFFFMCCASYRIHSIFVLRLFNDPVAMAILFLAINLFLEEHWSWGCLLFSLAVSVKMNILLFAPGLLFLLLQRFGFLGCIPKLCICALLQVVLGLPFLLVNPVGYLTRSFDLGRQFQFKWTVNWRFLPEEVFQSRAFHAMLLLTHLAGLGLFALHRWHRPKESILALLKDPAKRKPASPPLTVNKIIFILFSSNFLGVCCSRSLHYQFYVWYFHTLPYLLWCTPTTKLAHMPKYVLPGCCYSV; encoded by the exons ATGGCGGCGGGTCGGGGGGCGGCGGCGCTGCGGCGAGTCTGGCGCGACCGGCGAgcggtgctgctggagcccagctaCACCCCGCTGGTGGCcgcctgcctctgcctggccgAGGGCGGCGTCAACCTCTGGGTCATCCGCAGGGTCCCCT ACACCGAGATTGACTGGAAGGCCTACATGGAGGAGGTTGAAGGGTTTGCCAACGGGACCCTCGACTACAGCCAGCTGAAGGGTGACACCGGGCCACTAGT CTACCCTGCCGGCTTTGTCTACATCTTCCTGGGCCTGTATTATGCCACAGGCCGTGGCACCAACATCCGCCTGGCGCAGTACCTCTTCGCCGCCCTCTACCTTCTCAACCTCCTCCTTGTCTTCCGCATCTACTGGCGAACCAACAAG GTCCCCCCATATGTTTTCTTCTtcatgtgctgtgcttcctaCCGCATCCACTCCATCTTTGTCCTGCGGCTCTTTAACGACCCCGTTGCCATGGCCATCCTCTTCCTTGCTATCAACCTCTTCCTGGAAGAGCACTGGTCCTggggctgcctcctcttcag cctggctgtgtccgtGAAGATGAACATCCTCCTCTTCGCACCTGGActtctcttcctgctcctccaACGGTTTGGTTTCCTGGGATGCATACCCAAGCTCTgcatctgtgccctgctccag GTGGTTCTGGGGCTGCCCTTCCTCCTGGTGAACCCTGTGGGGTACCTGACTCGCTCCTTCGACCTGGGCCGCCAGTTTCAGTTCAAGTGGACAGTGAACTGGCGCTTCCTCCCAGAAGAAGTTTTCCAGAGCCGGGCTTTCCATGCCATGCTGCTCCTCACTCACCTGGCTGGCCTGGGGCTCTTTGCACTGCACCGGTGGCACAG GCCCAAAGAAAGCATCCTGGCCTTGCTGAAGGATCCTGCTAAAAGGAAACCTGCGTCCCCTCCCTTGACAGTCAACAA GATCATTTTCATCCTTTTCTCTTCCAACTTCTTGGGTGTCTGCTGCAGCCGCTCCCTGCACTACCAGTTCTATGTCTGGTACTTCCACACGCTGCCCTACTTACTCTGGTGCACCCCAACCACCAAGCTTGCTCACATGCCCAAGTATGTGCTACCAG GGTGCTGCTACTCGGTGTGA